The following proteins are encoded in a genomic region of Bacteroidales bacterium:
- a CDS encoding transposase family protein → MVLDDYSQYIISWELCSSMMSKDAEQSIENALQCTGLKNNNPPRLLSDNGSCYISNNLTLYLDSVGMDHVRGAPFHPQTQGKIERYHRSMKNVIKLEHYYSPEELKYQLEEFVDYYNNNRYHESLQNVTPADVYFGRDIQILKNRNLIKQKTMRKRRKLHLWNKSIL, encoded by the coding sequence ATGGTATTGGATGATTACAGCCAATATATTATCTCCTGGGAGCTTTGCAGCAGCATGATGAGTAAAGATGCAGAGCAATCAATTGAAAATGCTTTGCAATGTACAGGATTAAAAAATAATAATCCTCCCAGGTTATTATCTGACAATGGGTCCTGTTATATCTCGAATAACCTGACTCTTTACTTGGATAGTGTAGGAATGGATCATGTGCGAGGCGCTCCTTTTCATCCCCAAACTCAAGGTAAGATTGAAAGGTATCATCGTTCCATGAAGAATGTTATTAAGCTGGAACATTATTACAGTCCGGAAGAATTAAAATATCAATTAGAAGAGTTTGTGGATTATTATAACAATAACCGATATCACGAATCTTTGCAAAATGTAACACCAGCAGATGTGTACTTTGGAAGAGATATACAGATACTCAAGAATAGAAATTTAATAAAACAAAAAACAATGCGAAAAAGAAGGAAATTACACCTTTGGAATAAATCAATATTATGA